CACACCCTGGGCGCCTGTGGCGCGCTGGAGTCCTGGTTCAGTATCGAAATGATGAACGCAGACAGCTATGTGCCGACCCTGAATCTGGATGCGGTCGATCCGGCCTGCGGCGAACTGGACTACCTGCGCGGTGAATTCCGCCAGATGAGCCACCAGTACGTGATGAACAACAACTTCGCCTTTGGCGGGGTCAACACCTCGCTGATCTTTAAACGCTGGACCTAAACCACAGGACAAGGAGTCCGCCATGTACCGCTTGAGCAAACTGCTACTGGTCAGCCTCGCTATCGTTTCTTTGCTGGCCTGCAGCCGGGTGCAACCGATCCGCGAAATTCATCAACCCGTGCCGCTCGCCAACTACAACGGCGACTTTCATCAAATCCTGCTGCAAGCACTGGCGCACGGGAACTGGGTGGTAGAACAGGATCGACCGCAACAGATCCTGGCGCGCATCGACTTTCGCGGGCACAGCGCCTCTATTACCCTTAATTACAGTGCGACTCGCTATGACATTCTGTACCGCGACAGCGAAAAGCTACGCTATGCAGATGGCAAGATTCACAAGCGCTATAACGCCTTGGTGAAACGCTTGCACGGCTTGACCCAGCACTATATGAAACTGTCGATCAATCCTGAGCCAAGCAGCTCATAAGCATAAGAACCACGGAGGTCACTATGAAATTGCGCCACCTAATCGTTGCTGCTGCGTGCCTCGCGGCACTGCCAAGCCTCAGCCAGGCCCGCGATACCGCCCACTTCCTGCCCTTCGAGGCCGCCGTACAGGAAGCCCTGAATGCCGGGCGTCTCGACGGCAGCGTCAAGTTCTACCTGGCCGGCAACAAACCGGCCGGATCGGTCAGCCTGATCAAATCCGGCGTGACCACCAGCCAGAAGACCAACGCTTTCAACAAGAGCGATGAAGCCGCCTGCAGCTGGGCCCTGCAGTCCGCGCTGATCCGCTTCCAGAACGCTGCCAAGGCCGCCGGTGCCAATGCCGTGGTTGACCTGGCCAGCAACTACAAGAACATCGAGTATAAGGACAGCCAGAAGTACGAATGCCACGCCGGCGCGATCATGGCGGGCGTCGCACTCAAGGGAAACCTGGCCAATGTCAAATAAGCCAACGCTGCTCAGCCTGCTCGGCGCACTGCTTCTGCTCGGCAGCCTGCCGGCGCTTGCCGAAGTGGATGGCCAGCAGCTGTACCGTCAGCACTGCGCCAAATGCCACGCCGAAGATGGCCACGCCAACACCCTGCGCGGCTGGCTGTACTTTGCACAGAACCTGAGCAAGGCCAAGTGGCAGGACAACAACAGCGACAGCGATATTCTCGAAGCCATTCAGGAAGGCCCAGGCGCCATGCCCGGCTACGCCGAGAAGCTCAGCGAAACCGAACAGCTGGTGGTGGTAAGGGCCGTGCGCGATTTGCGTAAGCCTTAAGCAACACGCAGATAAAACAAAGGCCGCATTAGCGGCCTTTGTTTTGTGCAGAGTTTATTGATGGTATTGCGCCGACAACTCATGCACCGCTTCGAAGAACGCCCCCGCGTGGGCTGGATTAACTTCAGGGGTGATGCCGTGGCCGAGGTTGAACACCTGACCGCTGCCATGACCGTAAGCCGCAAGAATACGCCCGACTTCGGCGCGAATCGCCGCCGGGTTGGCGTACAGCACGCTCGGGTCCATATTGCCCTGCAGCGCCACCTTATTGCCGACGCGGGTGCGAGCGCTGCCGATATCGCAGGTCCAGTCCAGGCCCAGGGCTTCGGCACCGCTGTCAGCCATCGACTCCAGCCATAGACCGCCCCCTTTGGTGAACAGAATCACCGGTACGCGGCGACCATCGTGCTCGCGGATCAGGCCGTCGATGATCTTCTGCATATAGGCCAGGGAGAACTCCTGATACGCCGCTGCCGACAGCGAACCACCCCAGGAATCGAAAATCTGCACGGCCTGCGCACCGGCCTTGATCTGCCCGTTGAGGTAGGCGGTTACCGACTGCGCCAGCTTGCCGAGCAGCGCGTGCATGGCCTGCGGGTTGTCGTAGAGCATGGCTTTGGACTTGCGGAAGTCCTTCGACGAGCCGCCTTCGACCATATAGGTGGCCAGCGTCCAGGGGCTGCCGGTAAAGCCGATCAATGGCACGCGGCCATTCAACTCACGGCGAATGGTACGCACGGCGTCCATCACATAACCCAGGTCCTGCTCCGGATCGGGAATCGGCAGCGCCTCGATATCTGCCATCGAACTGATGACCTTCTTGAAGCGCGGGCCTTCACCGGTTTCAAAATACAGGCCCTGGCCCATGGCATCGGGGATGGTCAGGATGTCCGAGAACAGAATCGCAGCGTCCAGTTGCGGGTAGCGATCCAGCGGCTGAATGGTGACCTCACAGGCCAGCTCCGGGTTCTTCATCAAGTTGACGAAGTTACCGGCCTTGGCACGAGTGGCGCGGTATTCCGGCAGATAACGACCGGCCTGACGCATCATCCACACGGGGGTGACGTCGACAGGTTGCTTGAGCAGAGCACGAAGGAAGCGGTCGTTCTTCAGGGCGGTCATAGCAGTTCCCGAGAAAAGTAGTCGGCAAAAAAGTGCGGGCATTTTCGCAGAGCGCATAACAAAAGGCACGGCGAGTGCCGTGCCTTTTGTCTATTGCGACGATTTGCCTCGCCCCAACTCTTAACTCTAAGCGTTACGAGCAAAGGTCAGGCAAGGCGCAACGACCAACGGGAGTAACAGCCGAAGGCTGGCCCGAAGGGTGAGCGCCAGCGAATCAAGCAGGCGAGGAACGGTCGGAGTCGCGGGCGACTGTACGAGCTGTACATGAGCATTCCGAGCCTGCTTTCAACGCAGCATGGCCGAGCGCAGTAGCTTAGACGCCGAGGTAGTCGAGGATGCCTTCGGCGGCGTTCCTGCCTTCGAAGATTGCCGTCACCACCAGATCGGAACCGCGAACCATATCGCCACCGGCGAAGATCTTCGGGTTGCTGGTCTGGTGCTTGAACTGGCTCTGTTCCGGCGCTACCACGCGGCCCTGGCTGTCGGTCTCGATCTTGAAATCGCTGAACCAGGCAGCCGGGCTTGGACGGAAACCGAAGGCGATCAGCACGGCTTCCGCCGGGATGATTTCCTCGGAACCGGGAATCGGCTCAGGGCTGCGACGGCCACGGGCATCCGGTTCGCCGAGACGGGTCTCGACTACTTTCACGCCCTCAACTTTGTCTTCACCAACGATGGCGATGGGCTGACGGTTGAAGAGGAATTTCACCCCTTCTTCCTTGGCGTTTTTCACTTCCTTGCGCGAGCCCGGCATGTTTTCTTCGTCGCGGCGATAGGCGCAGGTTACCGACTTGGCGCCTTGGCGAATCGAGGTACGGTTGCAGTCCATCGCGGTGTCGCCGCCGCCGAGGACGACGATGCGCTTGCCTTTCATGTCGATAAAGTCTTCCGCGTTCTTCTCGAAACCGAGGTTGCGGTTGACGTTGGCGATCAGGAAGTCCAGCGCGTCGGTAACACCCGGCAGGTCTTCACCGGGGAAGCCGCCCTTCATATAGGTGTAGGTGCCCATGCCCATAAACACGGCATCGTACTCATCCAGCAACTGCTGCATGGTGATGTCTGTGCCGATCTCGGTGTTCAGGCGGAACTCGACGCCCATGCCGGTGAAGACTTCGCGGCGATTGCTCAGCACGCTCTTCTCCAGCTTGAACTCGGGGATACCAAAG
This DNA window, taken from Pseudomonas sp. SG20056, encodes the following:
- a CDS encoding excinuclease produces the protein MKLRHLIVAAACLAALPSLSQARDTAHFLPFEAAVQEALNAGRLDGSVKFYLAGNKPAGSVSLIKSGVTTSQKTNAFNKSDEAACSWALQSALIRFQNAAKAAGANAVVDLASNYKNIEYKDSQKYECHAGAIMAGVALKGNLANVK
- a CDS encoding cytochrome c, with translation MSNKPTLLSLLGALLLLGSLPALAEVDGQQLYRQHCAKCHAEDGHANTLRGWLYFAQNLSKAKWQDNNSDSDILEAIQEGPGAMPGYAEKLSETEQLVVVRAVRDLRKP
- the hemE gene encoding uroporphyrinogen decarboxylase; translated protein: MTALKNDRFLRALLKQPVDVTPVWMMRQAGRYLPEYRATRAKAGNFVNLMKNPELACEVTIQPLDRYPQLDAAILFSDILTIPDAMGQGLYFETGEGPRFKKVISSMADIEALPIPDPEQDLGYVMDAVRTIRRELNGRVPLIGFTGSPWTLATYMVEGGSSKDFRKSKAMLYDNPQAMHALLGKLAQSVTAYLNGQIKAGAQAVQIFDSWGGSLSAAAYQEFSLAYMQKIIDGLIREHDGRRVPVILFTKGGGLWLESMADSGAEALGLDWTCDIGSARTRVGNKVALQGNMDPSVLYANPAAIRAEVGRILAAYGHGSGQVFNLGHGITPEVNPAHAGAFFEAVHELSAQYHQ
- a CDS encoding FAD-dependent oxidoreductase, yielding MTERLNNDFQFIEVGRKDPKKKLLRQRKKEFVEIYDNFKPAQAADQAHRCLGCGNPYCEWKCPVHNFIPNWLKLVSEGNILAAAELSHQTNTLPEVCGRVCPQDRLCEGACTLNDGFGAVTIGSVEKYITDTAFAMGWRPDMSRVVPTGKRVAVIGAGPAGLGCADVLVRNGVTPVVFDKNPEIGGLLTFGIPEFKLEKSVLSNRREVFTGMGVEFRLNTEIGTDITMQQLLDEYDAVFMGMGTYTYMKGGFPGEDLPGVTDALDFLIANVNRNLGFEKNAEDFIDMKGKRIVVLGGGDTAMDCNRTSIRQGAKSVTCAYRRDEENMPGSRKEVKNAKEEGVKFLFNRQPIAIVGEDKVEGVKVVETRLGEPDARGRRSPEPIPGSEEIIPAEAVLIAFGFRPSPAAWFSDFKIETDSQGRVVAPEQSQFKHQTSNPKIFAGGDMVRGSDLVVTAIFEGRNAAEGILDYLGV